The Carnobacterium mobile DSM 4848 genome includes a window with the following:
- a CDS encoding AI-2E family transporter, translating to MKFFKDSKLFFWTMWLLAVVVIVYFATRISFVFHPIFVLFSTLFIPVLSAGFLFYLFNPLVKLLQKVKLKRSYAVMLVMILFLGGAAAFIIKTVPVLMEQLSDLVTNIPAIISDIEIQAKDLTLFSKSNNVDLEETLNRLNISLDAISKTILSSVTTSISSILAMVANLTIVLITVPIMLFYMFHDGEKFQPAVANLFPEKYKKHVIELLHQTNEVISAYISGKGLASIVVAILIYFGFLFIGLPYTLLLAIINGATNLIPYIGPFIGAAPAFIVGLTISPATAFFVALVVFIVQQLDANFLTPKFVGKSLAIHPLTIIIILLVAGKMMGIVGIIFGVPAFAVIKTIIIYIKSTRMSAIENKKIEVEK from the coding sequence ATGAAATTTTTTAAAGATTCAAAGCTGTTCTTTTGGACAATGTGGCTGTTAGCAGTCGTCGTTATTGTTTATTTTGCCACACGAATCAGCTTTGTTTTCCATCCAATTTTCGTTTTATTTTCAACGCTCTTTATTCCCGTTTTAAGTGCAGGTTTTTTATTTTACTTATTTAATCCTTTGGTTAAACTCTTACAAAAAGTAAAACTCAAACGCAGTTATGCCGTTATGTTAGTTATGATCCTCTTTCTTGGTGGAGCAGCTGCTTTTATTATTAAGACCGTACCTGTCTTGATGGAACAATTATCAGATTTGGTTACTAATATACCAGCTATTATTTCAGATATTGAAATACAAGCCAAAGATTTGACCTTATTTTCCAAATCCAATAATGTGGATCTTGAAGAGACACTGAATCGTTTAAATATATCACTTGATGCTATTTCGAAAACCATTTTATCTAGCGTTACAACTAGTATCAGTTCTATCCTGGCAATGGTCGCTAACTTAACGATTGTCTTGATCACAGTGCCCATTATGCTGTTTTATATGTTTCATGACGGTGAAAAATTTCAACCGGCTGTTGCCAATTTATTTCCCGAAAAATATAAAAAACACGTTATTGAACTGCTCCATCAAACAAATGAAGTGATTTCTGCTTATATCAGCGGAAAAGGATTAGCGAGTATTGTAGTGGCTATCTTAATATACTTTGGTTTTTTATTTATTGGACTGCCTTATACGCTATTATTAGCAATCATTAACGGCGCTACCAATCTTATTCCTTATATTGGTCCTTTCATTGGCGCTGCTCCTGCATTTATTGTTGGCTTGACGATTTCTCCGGCAACAGCTTTTTTTGTTGCTTTGGTCGTATTTATTGTACAACAGCTTGATGCTAATTTCTTGACACCAAAATTCGTTGGGAAATCTTTAGCAATCCACCCATTGACCATTATTATCATTTTATTAGTAGCAGGAAAAATGATGGGGATTGTGGGAATTATTTTTGGAGTCCCGGCTTTTGCAGTAATCAAAACAATCATCATTTATATTAAATCTACTCGAATGTCTGCCATAGAAAACAAAAAAATTGAAGTAGAAAAGTAG
- a CDS encoding VanZ family protein — MQLFKGKKNKRRLFIVLALLSFISTNWFYRTVFQQKLALYLKPMYSLPDTRIVSLVISLGLAFLLVGIFYHIIYRMKGINSLKSSTLVYGIALIGFLFFNSSSQDGTTLNPLAFIGELVNGSGVDTFFNLACFIPLGSYLKRWNLKKLAIKTVIPLFSVELVQYIVGLGSFNVSDLLLNYMGLFVGYQLMNARFVKRLITK, encoded by the coding sequence ATGCAACTATTCAAAGGAAAGAAAAATAAACGCCGTCTCTTCATCGTTTTAGCACTTCTCAGCTTCATCAGTACAAATTGGTTTTACCGTACCGTCTTCCAACAGAAGCTAGCCTTATATTTAAAGCCGATGTATAGTTTACCAGATACCCGGATTGTTTCATTGGTGATCTCTTTAGGATTGGCTTTTCTTTTAGTTGGGATCTTTTATCACATTATTTACCGTATGAAAGGTATAAATAGTTTGAAATCCTCTACACTTGTGTATGGAATAGCCTTGATCGGTTTCTTATTTTTTAACAGTTCCAGCCAGGATGGAACGACACTAAATCCATTAGCTTTTATTGGAGAATTAGTAAATGGCAGTGGTGTAGATACGTTCTTTAACTTAGCTTGTTTTATTCCATTAGGTTCTTATTTGAAGCGGTGGAATCTTAAGAAATTAGCGATAAAAACAGTTATTCCTTTATTTTCAGTAGAGCTTGTTCAATACATAGTGGGGCTGGGATCTTTTAATGTGAGCGACTTGCTTTTAAATTATATGGGATTATTCGTAGGGTACCAATTGATGAATGCTCGTTTTGTTAAACGGCTGATAACTAAGTAG
- a CDS encoding organic hydroperoxide resistance protein — protein sequence MTKLYETKMINTGGRNGETHSPDHSVEYKISAPGSKGEGTNPEQLFAAGYGSCFNGALELVLSQAKIKAASTIDCTVALYNDPNEGFELKVVLEGEISGFSTDETLEWMEKAHQVCPYSKATRGNINVELKAK from the coding sequence ATGACAAAACTATATGAAACAAAAATGATCAACACAGGCGGCAGAAACGGTGAAACTCATTCTCCAGATCATTCTGTTGAATACAAAATATCAGCCCCTGGCAGTAAAGGGGAAGGAACAAATCCTGAACAATTGTTTGCAGCAGGATACGGTTCTTGTTTTAATGGAGCTCTTGAATTAGTTCTTTCACAAGCAAAAATAAAAGCAGCAAGTACAATTGACTGTACAGTTGCTTTATATAATGATCCAAACGAAGGTTTTGAACTAAAAGTTGTGTTAGAAGGCGAAATCAGTGGATTTTCAACAGATGAAACATTAGAATGGATGGAAAAAGCTCATCAAGTATGTCCTTATTCTAAAGCTACCAGAGGAAACATAAACGTTGAATTAAAAGCAAAATAA
- a CDS encoding MarR family winged helix-turn-helix transcriptional regulator, which yields MKGNHFLLEEQLCFSTYTLSKQFTKFYRPILEPFSLTYPQYLTLLLLWEEPEQSVQTLGKRLVLDSGTLTPMLKRMEKNGYITRNRNPEDERQVMIKPTKKANDIKDELLKKIANCLSLLNFDEKEYFALIAQLNELTTKLGGINDDKTI from the coding sequence ATGAAAGGCAATCATTTTTTATTAGAAGAGCAGTTATGCTTTTCAACTTATACTTTATCCAAACAGTTTACAAAATTTTATCGTCCTATTCTGGAACCTTTTTCATTAACTTATCCACAATACTTAACACTGCTTTTATTATGGGAAGAACCAGAACAAAGCGTTCAAACGTTAGGGAAAAGGTTGGTATTGGATAGCGGAACGCTAACTCCTATGCTGAAAAGAATGGAAAAAAACGGCTATATTACTCGAAATCGTAATCCGGAAGACGAAAGACAAGTAATGATCAAGCCAACAAAAAAAGCAAATGACATAAAGGATGAGTTGCTTAAAAAGATTGCTAATTGTCTTTCTCTTTTAAATTTTGATGAAAAAGAATATTTTGCTTTAATTGCTCAACTCAACGAGTTAACTACAAAACTAGGAGGAATAAATGATGACAAAACTATATGA
- a CDS encoding YjjG family noncanonical pyrimidine nucleotidase — protein sequence MKNYRTLLFDVDDTLLDFGAAEKQALTLLFEEQQLLLTAEIESRYGQINQSLWKAFEEGKIGRDEVVNTRFSTLFKELEKEIDGILFEQKYRNYLNEGHDLMMGAFDLVQELKDDYDLYIVTNGISKTQYRRLQDSGLYPLFKDIFVSEDTGYQKPMKEYFDYVFARIPNFSKEQTLIIGDSLTSDIKGGQLAGIATCWFNPENKVNKTGIEPDYQIQSLEELYQILQKQLVK from the coding sequence ATGAAAAATTACCGAACATTACTATTTGATGTGGACGATACGTTACTTGATTTTGGTGCAGCAGAAAAACAAGCTTTAACGTTACTTTTTGAAGAACAACAGCTCTTATTAACAGCAGAAATTGAATCTCGGTACGGCCAAATTAATCAAAGTCTATGGAAAGCATTTGAAGAAGGAAAAATTGGACGTGACGAAGTGGTCAATACACGTTTTTCTACTCTATTTAAAGAGCTGGAAAAAGAAATTGATGGGATTTTATTTGAACAAAAGTACCGCAATTACTTAAATGAAGGACACGATTTAATGATGGGTGCATTTGATTTGGTTCAGGAATTAAAAGATGATTATGATTTGTATATCGTAACTAATGGCATTTCAAAGACACAATACAGACGGTTACAGGATTCAGGACTTTATCCATTGTTTAAAGATATTTTTGTTTCAGAAGATACGGGTTATCAAAAACCTATGAAAGAATATTTTGACTATGTTTTTGCCCGTATTCCGAATTTTTCAAAAGAACAGACATTGATCATTGGCGATTCTCTTACTTCAGATATCAAAGGCGGTCAACTAGCCGGCATCGCTACTTGTTGGTTCAATCCTGAAAACAAAGTAAACAAAACGGGTATCGAACCTGATTACCAAATCCAATCGTTAGAAGAACTTTATCAAATCTTACAAAAACAACTCGTTAAATAA
- a CDS encoding MFS transporter — protein MTKHTSLTLKYAGLQSLYWMCFCAIYGFASVFLLAKNFENQQIGVILALVNIFSVVLQPAVGFLVDQLSSLSLKKVISSIAIVNILFLIKLITEPDNLLISTALYIGVTSLTLTLQPLLNSLIFEHINEGLEINYGLTRGVGSLSFAFISFFLGRALNKYSANIIPILCISLYLIFLLLVVTFPATETQLSRDPSGLHSNEATRPKSLLHFFKQYERFLLFLTAIVFLFGFHTIINSYLVQIMSSLGGKDSDFGLSLTIAASVELPAMLGFGYLASKYKSSSLLKISSFFFVVRSLLFLGSSTVWMINVAQLFQALSFAIYVPASAYYVNKLMKKGDKVKGQTMVIGATTLGSVFGNGLGGWLLDNATVHTMLTVGMLSAVFGCLLLFYAIKKEI, from the coding sequence ATGACTAAACATACCTCTTTAACTTTAAAGTATGCCGGTTTACAAAGCCTTTATTGGATGTGTTTTTGTGCCATTTATGGTTTTGCATCAGTATTTTTGTTGGCAAAAAACTTTGAAAATCAGCAAATTGGTGTGATACTAGCGCTGGTAAATATCTTTTCGGTTGTGTTGCAGCCTGCAGTTGGCTTTTTGGTTGATCAGTTAAGCAGTCTATCTTTAAAAAAGGTGATTTCTTCTATCGCAATCGTGAATATCCTTTTTTTAATCAAATTAATTACGGAACCGGATAATCTTCTTATCAGTACAGCATTATATATTGGCGTAACTTCATTAACACTTACATTACAGCCTTTGCTCAATTCACTAATTTTTGAACACATTAATGAAGGGCTAGAGATCAATTATGGCTTAACGAGAGGAGTAGGCTCACTTTCTTTTGCTTTTATTTCCTTTTTTCTAGGAAGAGCGCTTAATAAGTACAGTGCAAATATTATCCCGATTCTCTGTATTTCTTTATATCTGATCTTTTTACTTCTCGTAGTCACTTTTCCCGCAACGGAAACACAATTGAGCAGAGATCCATCCGGTCTTCACTCAAATGAAGCAACACGCCCTAAAAGCCTGTTGCATTTTTTTAAACAATACGAACGTTTTCTTCTTTTTTTAACAGCTATCGTATTTCTTTTTGGATTTCATACGATTATTAACAGTTACTTAGTGCAGATTATGTCTAGCCTTGGCGGAAAGGATAGCGATTTTGGTTTATCTTTAACAATCGCAGCTTCTGTAGAATTGCCGGCGATGTTAGGATTTGGTTATTTAGCTTCCAAATATAAAAGCAGTTCATTACTAAAAATTTCCAGCTTTTTCTTTGTTGTTCGTAGTCTGTTGTTTCTTGGATCCAGCACCGTTTGGATGATCAATGTTGCTCAATTATTCCAAGCGCTTTCTTTCGCAATCTATGTTCCAGCATCAGCTTATTATGTGAACAAATTAATGAAAAAAGGGGATAAAGTAAAAGGTCAGACTATGGTGATTGGAGCAACTACTTTAGGAAGTGTTTTTGGAAATGGGCTAGGAGGTTGGTTGTTAGATAATGCAACGGTTCATACAATGCTAACCGTCGGGATGCTGAGTGCAGTCTTCGGTTGCTTGCTACTGTTTTATGCCATAAAAAAAGAAATTTAA
- the yeiL gene encoding transcriptional regulator YeiL — MKAENNQEIINAYLSDVKVQSLFSKNFLPYATIHTFKEKEMLTNEGEAFPYLYYLVSGKAKVFMTHKNGKVSLINFLTEYSLIGDLGLVGVETQAKGIQAMEDCVCIAFSLKECGQKLLQDVYFLQQLCKTLGERTLTRTKNYAKNSGYPLENRLAAFILLTEKKNSYSEKHTEASDYLNVSYRHLLYVLKQFCEKGWLKKDGRNYWLQNKEQLKKLADELE; from the coding sequence ATGAAAGCTGAAAATAATCAAGAAATAATTAACGCTTATCTAAGCGATGTAAAAGTTCAATCCCTATTCTCTAAAAATTTTCTTCCTTATGCTACTATTCATACATTTAAAGAGAAAGAGATGTTAACAAACGAAGGAGAAGCTTTTCCTTACCTTTATTACTTAGTTTCTGGTAAAGCTAAAGTATTTATGACGCATAAAAATGGGAAAGTATCTCTAATTAATTTTTTAACCGAGTATTCGCTTATTGGAGATTTAGGTTTAGTCGGAGTTGAGACTCAAGCAAAAGGCATTCAAGCTATGGAAGATTGTGTTTGTATTGCTTTTTCTTTAAAAGAATGTGGTCAGAAGTTGCTGCAAGATGTTTATTTTTTACAACAATTATGCAAGACATTAGGAGAAAGAACACTGACAAGAACAAAAAATTACGCGAAAAATAGCGGTTATCCATTAGAAAACCGACTAGCTGCTTTTATTCTGCTTACTGAAAAAAAGAATAGCTATAGTGAAAAGCATACTGAAGCTTCTGATTATCTAAACGTCAGCTATCGTCATCTTCTTTATGTACTTAAACAATTTTGTGAAAAGGGCTGGTTAAAAAAAGATGGCAGAAACTACTGGTTGCAGAACAAAGAACAACTAAAAAAATTGGCGGATGAATTGGAATAG
- a CDS encoding NADH-dependent flavin oxidoreductase: MNPNYSKLFEPFTFASGVTINNRVIMAPMTTNSSFENGMVTTDEHNYYKRRAAGLGAVITSCAQVMENGKFAGSLSAASDNRIESLSKLAKSIQSTGAKAILQIFHVGRMGTSRTLRGEQPVSASAVPALRDFAETPRALSDEEVRELVTAYGEATRRAILAGFDGVELHGANTYLIQQFFSPHSNRRDDFWGGTLEKRMNFPLAVVQAAKEAIKTYAEKPFILGYRISPEEMEEPGITLDDTLQLVAKLKNQGLDYLHVSVGNVMQRSMRDKSNKKPIIQILQEQVGKDFPIIGVGLIQTPDEAINALDLGIPLIAVGRELIVEPDWIKKVKEGKEDAIRTEIHPQDRADLMLPDAMWEYVESNPGWLPIVETNR; this comes from the coding sequence ATGAATCCAAATTATAGTAAATTATTTGAACCTTTTACCTTTGCATCTGGTGTAACAATTAACAACCGTGTCATTATGGCGCCGATGACGACTAATTCATCTTTTGAAAATGGCATGGTAACTACCGATGAACACAATTATTATAAACGTAGAGCAGCAGGTCTTGGTGCAGTGATTACTTCTTGTGCGCAAGTAATGGAGAATGGAAAATTTGCAGGATCACTCAGTGCAGCTTCTGATAATCGCATTGAGAGCCTTTCAAAATTAGCGAAGTCCATTCAAAGTACAGGTGCTAAAGCAATTTTGCAAATTTTCCATGTAGGACGGATGGGTACAAGCAGAACATTGAGAGGCGAACAACCGGTTAGTGCAAGCGCAGTGCCAGCTCTTCGAGATTTTGCAGAGACACCAAGAGCCTTGTCGGATGAAGAAGTACGTGAACTGGTAACAGCCTATGGTGAAGCCACTAGAAGAGCTATCCTAGCTGGCTTTGACGGTGTTGAATTGCATGGAGCAAACACCTATTTGATTCAACAATTTTTTTCTCCACACTCGAATCGCAGAGACGATTTTTGGGGAGGTACACTTGAAAAGCGAATGAACTTTCCACTCGCAGTCGTACAAGCAGCAAAAGAAGCTATCAAAACCTATGCAGAAAAACCCTTTATACTCGGTTACCGAATTTCTCCTGAAGAAATGGAAGAACCGGGCATTACATTGGATGATACGTTACAGTTAGTAGCCAAATTAAAAAATCAAGGATTAGATTATCTCCATGTTTCAGTCGGAAATGTGATGCAACGTTCAATGCGGGACAAGAGCAATAAGAAGCCAATTATTCAAATCCTTCAAGAACAAGTAGGAAAGGATTTTCCAATTATAGGGGTTGGATTAATTCAAACCCCTGATGAAGCTATCAATGCTTTGGATCTAGGAATTCCACTAATTGCCGTTGGGCGCGAACTGATTGTGGAGCCTGATTGGATCAAGAAAGTTAAGGAAGGAAAAGAAGATGCTATTCGTACAGAAATTCATCCTCAAGACCGAGCAGATTTAATGCTGCCTGATGCAATGTGGGAATATGTAGAAAGCAACCCTGGCTGGCTTCCAATTGTTGAAACAAACCGTTAA
- a CDS encoding HAD family hydrolase, with product MIKAVIFDMDGVIVDTEPVYYERLHEFFKYNNIHTETEELNKIVGSSSVDTWDAIQRIWGKELDKNQYEAAYDEFYKDMPIDFRKIVDQDITFVLDWLTKENYKIALASSSSHSNILEVLEQCNIKHYFHSILSGEMFKQSKPHPEIYLKTAETLEVKPEECLVIEDSTYGIRAGKAAGMYVLAKEDNRFNFNQDLADGKIKRLNEIITELKN from the coding sequence ATGATAAAAGCAGTTATTTTTGATATGGATGGTGTGATAGTAGACACTGAACCGGTCTATTACGAAAGGCTCCATGAGTTTTTTAAATATAATAATATTCACACAGAGACCGAGGAATTGAATAAGATTGTGGGTTCCAGTTCTGTCGATACTTGGGATGCTATTCAGCGAATTTGGGGTAAAGAACTAGATAAAAACCAGTATGAAGCAGCTTATGATGAATTTTATAAAGATATGCCGATTGATTTCAGAAAAATAGTAGATCAAGACATCACTTTCGTACTTGATTGGCTGACCAAAGAAAATTATAAAATAGCTCTAGCTTCTTCTTCATCTCACAGCAATATTCTAGAAGTTTTAGAACAATGCAATATTAAACATTATTTTCATTCTATTTTAAGTGGAGAAATGTTTAAACAGTCAAAACCACACCCAGAAATCTACTTAAAAACAGCTGAAACATTAGAAGTGAAGCCTGAAGAATGCCTTGTGATCGAAGATTCTACTTATGGCATAAGGGCAGGGAAAGCAGCTGGAATGTATGTATTGGCTAAAGAAGACAACCGCTTTAATTTCAATCAGGATCTTGCAGATGGAAAAATCAAAAGGTTAAATGAAATCATTACAGAATTAAAAAATTAA
- a CDS encoding nucleoside deaminase, protein MNQFMERALDLAEKNVRDGGQPFGAVLVKDGKIVAEGVNELHHTYDISGHAEMLAIRKAQSELQTHDLSEYTMYASGEPCPMCLAAMYLSGMKQGFYCVSIETAAEAGLGISKTIYTDFKKSRSERKLSMQQIPLEKEQENPLKKWQEKQ, encoded by the coding sequence ATGAATCAATTCATGGAAAGAGCATTAGATCTTGCTGAAAAGAATGTTCGTGATGGAGGCCAGCCTTTTGGAGCAGTGCTAGTAAAAGATGGAAAAATTGTTGCTGAAGGTGTAAATGAGCTTCATCATACCTATGATATTAGCGGACATGCTGAAATGCTGGCTATTCGAAAGGCGCAATCAGAGCTTCAAACACATGATTTATCGGAATACACAATGTATGCTAGTGGAGAGCCGTGCCCCATGTGTTTAGCAGCGATGTATTTATCTGGTATGAAGCAAGGATTTTATTGCGTATCCATCGAAACCGCAGCGGAAGCAGGGTTAGGAATCTCTAAAACCATTTATACAGATTTTAAAAAATCGCGTTCTGAACGAAAACTTTCTATGCAGCAAATACCGTTAGAAAAAGAACAAGAAAACCCATTGAAAAAGTGGCAGGAAAAACAATAA
- a CDS encoding DMT family transporter — translation MAWLSLIAGGLFEVVGVMMINRLNQHRNWQSLLLLAVGFGASFFFLSYAMKTIPMGTAYAIWTGIGASGGALLGMLLYGESKDWKRILFIAMILGATIGLKLVS, via the coding sequence ATGGCGTGGCTTTCATTAATTGCAGGCGGGTTATTCGAAGTAGTGGGTGTCATGATGATCAATCGACTGAATCAACACCGCAATTGGCAATCACTGCTTTTATTAGCAGTAGGTTTTGGAGCTAGTTTTTTCTTTCTATCGTATGCGATGAAAACCATTCCTATGGGAACAGCTTATGCTATCTGGACAGGAATAGGAGCATCTGGCGGAGCTTTATTAGGAATGTTGCTGTATGGTGAATCAAAAGACTGGAAAAGAATCCTTTTTATTGCAATGATCTTAGGAGCAACAATAGGGTTAAAATTAGTGTCCTAA
- a CDS encoding DMT family transporter: MNKHWGKVLLGAVCEVLWVVGLNHATNVWEWLGTLFAIVLSFYLIIAASQYIPVGTVYAVFVGLGTAGTVFSEIIFFNEPLNISKLLLIFLLLAGVIGLKLVTEDKPEKGGVS; this comes from the coding sequence ATGAATAAGCATTGGGGAAAAGTATTATTAGGTGCTGTTTGTGAAGTACTATGGGTAGTTGGTTTAAACCATGCGACGAATGTTTGGGAATGGCTAGGAACACTTTTTGCAATCGTGCTTAGTTTTTATTTGATTATTGCAGCAAGTCAATACATTCCAGTGGGAACAGTATATGCAGTCTTTGTTGGTTTAGGAACAGCAGGAACAGTCTTTTCTGAAATTATTTTCTTTAACGAGCCTTTAAATATCAGTAAATTGCTGCTGATTTTTCTTTTACTGGCCGGTGTTATAGGCTTGAAGTTAGTGACTGAAGACAAACCTGAAAAAGGAGGTGTTTCTTAA
- a CDS encoding ISNCY family transposase codes for MNEDKKYKVIKAVAEKRKEKKRACVELGLSTRQVNRLIQDYQKGGKAIFSHGNRGKTAKHAVPKETKKQVVELYQSFKIQPNVKHFTEILKEDYDICYTDTTIRRILYQANILSPKTQRKTRKKIKARIKAKSMKGEKKAENPLVPRAEDQMELPEKSHPSRPRKKYQGELIQMDASSYNWFGKEVTHLHLAIDDASGNIVGAYFDTQETLKGYYHVLNQILTKQGIPLAFLTDKRTVFEYTSKAMRAVEEDTFTQFGFACHQLGIEIRTSSIPQAKGRVERLNGTVQSRLPVDLELAGIQSIEESNHFLTKWVRTFNKKFGHKTKESIYEKAPTKSEINLLLARVANRKVDSGHHIRYQNNYYLPTEGSEDKYFTRKSKVLIIEAFNGDIYVNIAEKIYTTRSLKEHDYYSKEFDPIPEQKKERRQYIPPQSHPWKLESFKRYLRSVGKTLEEYEAEQTA; via the coding sequence ATGAATGAAGATAAAAAATATAAAGTAATAAAAGCTGTGGCAGAAAAAAGAAAGGAAAAAAAGAGAGCTTGTGTTGAACTTGGGCTCTCGACGAGGCAAGTCAACAGATTGATTCAAGACTATCAAAAAGGAGGAAAAGCTATTTTTTCACACGGTAACAGAGGAAAAACGGCTAAGCACGCTGTGCCAAAGGAAACAAAAAAACAAGTGGTCGAGCTCTATCAAAGTTTTAAGATACAGCCTAATGTGAAGCATTTTACTGAAATTCTGAAGGAGGATTATGACATCTGTTACACCGATACGACTATTCGTCGTATTTTATATCAAGCGAATATTTTATCACCTAAAACCCAAAGAAAAACGCGTAAGAAAATAAAAGCTCGAATCAAAGCTAAATCGATGAAAGGAGAAAAAAAGGCTGAGAACCCATTGGTTCCAAGAGCCGAAGATCAAATGGAGTTACCCGAAAAAAGCCATCCCAGCCGTCCTAGAAAGAAATATCAGGGGGAGCTTATTCAAATGGATGCCAGTTCCTATAACTGGTTTGGTAAAGAGGTGACACATCTTCATTTAGCTATTGATGACGCTTCTGGTAATATCGTTGGGGCTTATTTCGATACGCAAGAAACACTCAAGGGTTATTATCATGTGCTCAATCAGATTCTAACGAAACAAGGCATTCCCTTAGCTTTTTTGACAGATAAACGAACGGTTTTTGAATACACATCAAAAGCCATGAGAGCGGTTGAAGAAGATACATTTACCCAGTTCGGGTTTGCCTGTCATCAACTCGGTATTGAGATTAGAACTTCATCTATTCCACAAGCTAAAGGACGTGTAGAGCGCTTAAACGGGACTGTTCAATCGCGACTTCCTGTAGATTTAGAATTAGCTGGAATACAATCTATTGAGGAATCCAATCATTTTTTAACGAAATGGGTTAGAACTTTCAATAAGAAGTTTGGTCATAAAACGAAGGAATCCATTTATGAAAAGGCACCAACTAAATCTGAAATCAATTTGTTATTAGCACGAGTAGCGAATAGAAAAGTGGATAGTGGGCATCATATTCGTTATCAAAATAACTACTACCTGCCTACGGAAGGTAGTGAAGATAAATACTTCACACGAAAATCAAAGGTGCTAATTATCGAAGCGTTTAATGGAGATATCTATGTAAATATAGCTGAAAAAATATACACAACAAGGAGCCTGAAAGAGCATGACTATTACTCAAAAGAGTTTGATCCGATTCCAGAGCAAAAAAAAGAAAGACGCCAGTATATTCCCCCACAATCTCACCCGTGGAAACTAGAATCTTTCAAAAGATATCTTCGCAGTGTCGGAAAAACACTCGAAGAGTACGAAGCTGAACAAACAGCTTAA
- a CDS encoding methylated-DNA--[protein]-cysteine S-methyltransferase, giving the protein MEDKVRHLVFYQQLDNQEWPLYLAATSEGLCFVGSLGEGFAELENWTEKYVPGALLEENEAETAKYAEQLQEYFKGERSRFDIPLNAIGTVFQQEVWAALKELPYGETTSYGEIADKINRPGSSRAVGTAIGKNPILIVVPCHRVIHKNGGISGYRGKLPMKKKLLVLETKMTFGK; this is encoded by the coding sequence GTGGAAGATAAAGTAAGACATCTTGTTTTTTACCAGCAGCTGGACAATCAAGAATGGCCGCTTTATTTAGCTGCCACATCAGAAGGACTCTGTTTTGTCGGTTCTTTGGGTGAAGGTTTCGCTGAATTAGAAAATTGGACTGAAAAATATGTACCGGGTGCTTTGTTAGAAGAAAATGAAGCAGAGACAGCTAAATACGCTGAACAATTGCAAGAGTATTTTAAAGGAGAAAGAAGCCGCTTCGATATTCCGCTTAATGCGATTGGAACCGTCTTTCAACAAGAAGTATGGGCAGCATTAAAGGAACTGCCTTATGGTGAAACGACTTCTTATGGAGAAATCGCTGATAAGATCAATCGACCTGGTTCTTCCCGCGCTGTCGGAACCGCCATTGGGAAAAATCCTATTTTAATTGTTGTTCCTTGTCACCGAGTAATCCATAAAAATGGAGGAATTTCCGGCTACAGGGGTAAATTGCCTATGAAGAAGAAACTGTTGGTTTTGGAAACAAAAATGACCTTTGGCAAATAA